The proteins below are encoded in one region of bacterium:
- a CDS encoding nucleotidyltransferase domain-containing protein translates to MEEKEVKIQTLTNYFEKVPSVILAFLFGSRSKNLERQISEWDIAVYFKPKEYLEIETQRDYPKEH, encoded by the coding sequence ATGGAAGAAAAAGAGGTAAAGATTCAAACACTTACTAATTATTTTGAAAAAGTGCCGTCAGTAATTTTAGCCTTTTTATTTGGTTCAAGAAGTAAAAACTTAGAAAGACAAATCTCTGAGTGGGATATTGCTGTCTATTTTAAACCCAAAGAATATTTAGAAATAGAAACACAAAGAGATTATCCCAAAGAACATTAA